One genomic segment of Rivularia sp. PCC 7116 includes these proteins:
- a CDS encoding condensation domain-containing protein, with protein MLETRELTAHEQSMEILNNLAASFHIVTTSRVKGLLNEELLRQALDTTQERHPFLNARIVEKSNSFWFEPVAGKIPLLVVNKQHTQQWEEVVIEELNKKIDSDTNLLRVTLVRLEAENICYLITVIHHSISDASSSIQLHSELLTYCQNIVEGKANNQVNRLSQLPSIYQLIPKSFQGFTGAISNVFYLLNLKLRLSRYQPITIGFEKSLPIESRSCGMVHKKLDSELTRRLVEVCRQNQTTVQAALGAAMLFAVAQKNNYSQTESNYFSFRSSVNLRGRLQSKISNEHLGAMASAVVSFHNFQANDNFWDLARDIKQKLERGLARGDGFRQLLMFKTIMKYFMKKPYQSAVTAALTNIGRVNIPQNYGQFELEEISFVPAQSVFGGVFAAAVSTFRDKMLLNFMFSQPSISTETIENLADDMICIISDICN; from the coding sequence ATGCTAGAAACAAGAGAACTTACTGCTCACGAGCAGTCAATGGAAATTTTAAATAATCTAGCTGCTTCGTTTCATATAGTGACAACTAGCCGTGTAAAAGGATTGTTGAACGAAGAATTATTAAGACAAGCACTTGATACTACTCAAGAGCGTCATCCTTTTCTTAATGCTCGAATTGTTGAAAAATCAAATAGCTTTTGGTTTGAACCGGTAGCGGGTAAAATTCCATTGTTAGTTGTAAATAAGCAACATACACAGCAGTGGGAAGAAGTTGTAATCGAAGAATTAAATAAAAAGATTGATAGCGATACAAATCTGCTGCGGGTGACACTAGTTAGATTGGAAGCAGAAAATATTTGTTATCTCATTACAGTTATACACCACTCAATTTCAGATGCTTCATCATCTATCCAACTGCACTCGGAACTATTAACTTATTGTCAGAATATTGTTGAAGGTAAAGCTAACAATCAAGTTAATCGATTATCTCAATTACCTTCTATTTATCAATTGATTCCAAAATCATTTCAGGGCTTTACAGGAGCAATCAGCAATGTTTTTTATCTCTTAAATTTAAAACTCCGTTTATCGCGCTATCAACCTATAACTATAGGTTTTGAAAAAAGCTTACCAATTGAATCTCGTAGCTGCGGTATGGTGCATAAAAAGCTAGATTCTGAATTAACTAGAAGGTTGGTAGAGGTTTGTAGGCAAAATCAAACTACAGTACAAGCTGCTTTAGGTGCTGCAATGTTGTTTGCTGTTGCTCAAAAAAATAATTATTCCCAAACAGAAAGTAATTATTTTAGCTTTCGTTCATCTGTGAATTTACGAGGGCGTTTGCAATCAAAAATATCTAACGAGCATCTAGGCGCAATGGCTTCTGCTGTTGTTTCTTTTCACAATTTTCAAGCAAACGATAATTTCTGGGATTTAGCGCGAGATATTAAACAAAAATTAGAACGAGGTTTAGCAAGAGGTGATGGATTCAGGCAACTATTGATGTTTAAAACTATTATGAAATATTTTATGAAAAAGCCCTATCAATCAGCCGTGACTGCTGCTTTAACTAATATTGGTCGCGTTAATATTCCTCAAAATTACGGTCAATTTGAATTAGAAGAAATTAGCTTTGTCCCAGCACAATCAGTATTTGGAGGTGTTTTTGCTGCTGCTGTTTCCACCTTTAGAGACAAAATGCTGTTGAATTTCATGTTTTCTCAACCTTCAATTAGTACCGAAACAATAGAAAATTTGGCAGATGACATGATATGTATTATTTCTGATATTTGTAATTAA